A window from Pokkaliibacter sp. MBI-7 encodes these proteins:
- a CDS encoding haloacid dehalogenase type II, with product MSIIRPKYITFDCYGTLTNFQMAAMTRELFADRISAEQMPLFVKDFGSYRLDEVLGAWKPYEEVVKTALERTCKRWGIAYKDEEGQLYYDAVPTWGPHADVPAGLAKVAKEIPLVIFSNACDDQIMSNVDKLGAPFYKVFTAQQAQAYKPRLAAFEYMLDNLGCGPEDVLHVSSSFRYDLFSAHDMGIKNKAFVARGHEQPANSIYEYHQIPDIGGLAGLVGLE from the coding sequence ATGAGTATCATTCGTCCCAAATACATCACCTTCGACTGCTACGGCACCCTGACCAACTTTCAGATGGCCGCCATGACCCGTGAGCTGTTTGCTGACCGCATCAGCGCCGAGCAGATGCCGCTGTTCGTCAAGGATTTCGGCAGCTACCGTCTGGACGAAGTACTGGGCGCCTGGAAGCCCTACGAAGAAGTAGTGAAAACCGCGCTGGAACGCACCTGCAAACGCTGGGGTATCGCCTACAAGGACGAAGAAGGCCAGCTGTACTACGACGCCGTGCCCACCTGGGGCCCTCATGCAGACGTGCCTGCCGGTCTGGCCAAAGTCGCCAAAGAAATCCCGCTGGTCATTTTCTCCAACGCCTGCGATGACCAGATCATGTCCAACGTCGACAAACTGGGCGCGCCTTTCTACAAGGTCTTCACTGCCCAGCAGGCACAGGCCTACAAGCCCCGTCTGGCCGCTTTCGAGTACATGCTGGATAACCTCGGCTGTGGTCCTGAAGACGTACTGCACGTCTCCTCCAGCTTCCGTTACGACCTGTTCTCCGCCCACGACATGGGCATCAAGAACAAGGCCTTCGTTGCCCGCGGCCACGAACAGCCTGCCAACAGCATCTACGAATACCACCAGATTCCCGATATCGGCGGTCTGGCAGGTCTGGTCGGTCTGGAATAA
- a CDS encoding FAD-binding oxidoreductase has product MSSESYWLDTAPTFTSAQRGAVEGQVDVVVVGGGLTGLSAARALAMKGASVVVLEAGQVIGEASGRNGGQCNTGIAQDFGAMAASRGVDQARAFYQAYADAVTSVQQIIEQEQIACDFSRNGKLKLAAKPQHVAGMEKTYELIRREVDADVAMLSQDEVRREVQSDQFYAGLLQRHGIQMHVGKFGVGLAEAAVRHGALIYENAAVTGWQKQAGGYRVETARGQIQARQLLMATGASQVGPLNWYRRRIAPVGSFIIVTEPMAAERLQSLLPMQRSYVTSRIIGNYFRLTGDNRLLFGGRARFAMSNPRSDALSGDVLKKAMTEMFPQLAGVRPAYCWGGLVDMTADRLPRAGEHEGIYYSMGYSGHGVQMSTHMGQVMAEVMGGNAAANPWRELNWPAIPGHFGKPWFLPLVGAYYRLQDHLH; this is encoded by the coding sequence ATGAGCAGCGAATCCTACTGGCTCGATACGGCGCCAACCTTTACCTCCGCACAGCGCGGTGCGGTCGAAGGTCAGGTGGATGTCGTGGTTGTCGGCGGCGGTCTGACCGGCCTGTCGGCGGCCCGCGCGCTGGCGATGAAGGGGGCCAGTGTGGTGGTGCTGGAAGCCGGGCAGGTGATCGGTGAGGCTTCAGGCCGCAATGGCGGTCAGTGCAACACCGGTATTGCCCAGGATTTCGGGGCCATGGCCGCCAGCCGTGGGGTGGATCAGGCGCGGGCGTTTTATCAGGCCTATGCCGATGCGGTGACGTCGGTACAGCAGATCATCGAACAGGAACAGATCGCCTGTGACTTCAGCCGTAACGGCAAGCTCAAGCTGGCCGCCAAGCCACAGCACGTGGCGGGGATGGAAAAAACCTATGAGCTGATCCGCAGGGAAGTGGATGCCGATGTGGCCATGCTGTCACAGGACGAGGTGCGCCGTGAGGTGCAGTCCGATCAGTTCTATGCCGGGCTGCTGCAACGCCACGGTATCCAGATGCACGTCGGCAAGTTTGGTGTGGGTCTGGCCGAGGCGGCCGTGCGTCACGGCGCGCTGATCTACGAAAATGCCGCCGTCACCGGCTGGCAGAAGCAGGCCGGGGGCTATCGGGTGGAAACCGCCCGTGGCCAGATTCAGGCCCGCCAGCTGCTGATGGCCACCGGCGCCAGCCAGGTCGGCCCGCTGAACTGGTACCGCCGCCGCATCGCGCCGGTCGGCAGCTTTATCATCGTCACCGAGCCGATGGCGGCGGAACGCCTGCAGTCGCTGTTGCCGATGCAACGCTCCTATGTCACCAGCCGCATCATCGGTAACTACTTCCGCCTCACCGGCGATAACCGTCTGCTGTTTGGCGGACGCGCCCGCTTTGCCATGTCCAATCCCCGTTCCGACGCCCTCAGTGGCGACGTACTGAAAAAGGCCATGACAGAGATGTTCCCGCAACTGGCAGGAGTGCGACCTGCCTATTGCTGGGGCGGGCTGGTCGACATGACCGCCGACCGCCTGCCACGCGCCGGTGAGCACGAAGGCATCTACTACTCCATGGGCTACAGCGGCCATGGGGTGCAGATGTCGACCCATATGGGTCAGGTCATGGCCGAGGTGATGGGCGGCAATGCTGCCGCCAACCCCTGGCGCGAACTGAACTGGCCGGCGATTCCCGGCCATTTCGGCAAACCCTGGTTCCTGCCGCTGGTCGGTGCCTACTACCGGCTGCAGGACCACTTGCACTGA
- a CDS encoding ABC transporter substrate-binding protein gives MTDKKLISGEESVRVFEAMHRGVSRRDALRMLGAAGVMAAGAGSLFGSSSVLAAGESTAPVGKRGGSIRVAGVSSSTADTLDPAKGALSTDYTRHYMFYNGLTRFDSQLTPKMELAESMESKDATTWVITLRSGVTFHDGKPLTAADVVFSLNRHKDAAVGSKVMKLAEQMQDIKATGPLEVTITLSGPNAELPSILAVSHMLIVAEGTTDFNKGNGTGPFKVQEFKPGVRSVAVRNENYWKPGLPYLDQIEFIAIPDEASRVNALLAGEVQLINNVDPRSTKRIEASAGHHFVDAPSGNYTDLIIRRDQMPGQSDDFTQAMKLLLDREQIKSAVFRGFAVVGNDTPIAPGSRFFNADLKQTTYDPDKAKFLLNKAGLAGARIPVIASEAATSSVDMAVLLQQSAKKAGLNLDVKRMPSDGYWSNHWMKHPLSFGNINPRPNADIIFSQFFQSTAPWNESGWKNDRFDQLLIQARAETDDAKRGQMYAEMQTLVHDHCGIGIPVFISNIDGVDSRVKGYGTNPLGGFMGYMFAEQVWLDA, from the coding sequence ATGACAGATAAGAAGCTGATTTCCGGAGAAGAGAGTGTAAGGGTATTCGAGGCCATGCACCGTGGCGTATCACGCCGTGATGCGTTGCGCATGCTGGGTGCGGCGGGGGTGATGGCCGCCGGTGCAGGCAGTCTGTTTGGTTCTTCCAGCGTGCTGGCCGCCGGTGAAAGCACCGCGCCAGTGGGCAAACGCGGTGGCAGCATCCGTGTGGCCGGCGTTTCCAGCTCCACTGCGGATACACTGGACCCCGCCAAAGGCGCCCTGTCCACCGATTACACCCGTCATTACATGTTCTATAACGGCCTGACCCGTTTCGACAGCCAGCTGACACCTAAAATGGAACTGGCCGAAAGCATGGAATCCAAGGACGCCACCACCTGGGTGATCACCCTGCGCAGCGGTGTCACGTTCCATGATGGCAAGCCTCTGACCGCTGCCGACGTGGTGTTCTCGCTCAACCGTCACAAAGATGCGGCGGTCGGCTCCAAAGTGATGAAACTGGCCGAGCAGATGCAGGACATCAAGGCCACCGGCCCCCTCGAAGTGACCATCACCCTCAGCGGCCCCAATGCCGAACTGCCGTCGATTCTGGCGGTATCGCACATGCTGATCGTGGCCGAAGGCACTACCGACTTCAACAAGGGTAACGGTACCGGCCCGTTCAAGGTGCAGGAATTCAAGCCCGGCGTGCGTTCGGTTGCCGTGCGCAATGAAAACTACTGGAAACCCGGCCTGCCCTATCTGGATCAGATCGAATTCATCGCCATTCCTGACGAAGCGTCCCGCGTTAACGCCCTGCTGGCCGGTGAAGTCCAGCTGATCAACAACGTCGACCCGCGCTCGACCAAACGCATCGAAGCCAGTGCCGGCCACCACTTCGTCGACGCACCGTCCGGCAACTATACCGACCTGATCATCCGGCGTGACCAGATGCCCGGCCAGAGTGACGACTTCACTCAGGCGATGAAACTGCTGCTCGACCGCGAGCAGATCAAGAGCGCGGTATTCCGTGGCTTTGCCGTGGTCGGTAACGATACCCCCATCGCGCCCGGTTCACGCTTCTTCAATGCTGACCTGAAGCAGACCACTTACGATCCTGACAAGGCCAAATTCCTGCTCAATAAAGCCGGGCTGGCCGGTGCCAGGATTCCGGTGATCGCTTCGGAAGCGGCCACCAGCTCGGTGGATATGGCCGTGTTATTGCAGCAGTCCGCCAAGAAAGCCGGGCTGAACCTCGACGTCAAGCGCATGCCTTCTGACGGTTACTGGTCTAACCACTGGATGAAGCACCCGCTGAGCTTCGGCAACATCAACCCACGTCCCAACGCCGACATCATCTTCTCGCAGTTCTTCCAGTCCACCGCGCCCTGGAATGAATCGGGCTGGAAAAATGACCGTTTCGACCAGCTGCTGATTCAGGCCCGTGCCGAGACCGACGATGCCAAACGCGGCCAGATGTATGCCGAAATGCAGACGCTGGTGCATGACCACTGCGGTATCGGTATCCCGGTATTTATCAGCAACATCGACGGTGTTGATTCGCGCGTCAAAGGTTACGGCACCAACCCGCTGGGCGGCTTCATGGGCTACATGTTTGCCGAACAGGTATGGCTGGACGCCTGA
- a CDS encoding ABC transporter permease, with amino-acid sequence MSTHILWLIGRRLAAAVLTLLIVSMVIFAITAILPGDSAQQILGQFATPEQIEALRQQLGLNQPAIVRYLDWLAGLLSGNLGESMSNNMPVTELMQGRLGNTLMLALVTAVVSVPIALLLGITAAICRGGRMDKCLSTLTLALVAVPEFLVATLAVLIFAVKLRWFSALSFASDISSPLEFIRTYTLPVMTLCFVIIAQMARMTRAAVVDQLDSSYAEMARLKGLGSLRIALVHALPNAVGPIANAIALSLSYLFGGVVIVESIFNYPGIASLMVDAVTNRDIALVQACTMLFCSGYLLLVLIADVSAILSNPRLRNR; translated from the coding sequence ATGAGCACTCATATTTTGTGGTTGATCGGCAGACGGCTGGCGGCCGCTGTCCTGACCCTGCTGATCGTCTCCATGGTGATCTTTGCCATTACCGCCATTCTGCCCGGCGACTCCGCCCAGCAGATCCTCGGCCAGTTTGCCACGCCGGAGCAGATCGAAGCCCTGCGCCAGCAACTGGGCCTCAATCAACCCGCCATCGTCCGCTATCTGGACTGGCTCGCCGGTCTGCTCAGCGGCAATCTCGGCGAATCCATGAGCAACAACATGCCCGTCACCGAACTGATGCAGGGCCGTCTGGGTAACACCCTGATGCTGGCACTGGTCACCGCGGTGGTCTCGGTACCGATTGCGCTGCTGCTGGGCATCACCGCCGCCATCTGTCGCGGTGGCCGCATGGACAAGTGCCTGAGCACCCTGACACTGGCCCTGGTGGCCGTTCCTGAGTTTCTGGTCGCCACCCTCGCGGTGCTGATTTTTGCCGTCAAACTGCGCTGGTTTTCGGCCCTGTCGTTCGCCAGCGATATCAGCTCCCCGCTGGAATTTATTCGTACCTACACCCTGCCGGTGATGACGCTGTGCTTTGTCATCATCGCCCAGATGGCGCGCATGACCCGCGCCGCGGTGGTGGATCAGCTCGACAGCAGTTACGCCGAGATGGCCCGGCTGAAAGGCCTTGGCAGCCTGCGCATCGCGCTGGTTCATGCCCTGCCTAATGCCGTCGGCCCCATCGCCAACGCCATCGCGCTGAGCCTGTCGTATCTGTTCGGCGGAGTAGTGATCGTCGAAAGCATCTTCAACTATCCCGGCATTGCCAGCCTGATGGTGGATGCGGTGACCAACCGTGATATCGCACTGGTACAGGCCTGCACCATGCTGTTCTGCAGCGGCTATCTGCTGCTGGTACTGATCGCTGATGTCAGCGCCATTCTGTCCAACCCGAGGCTGAGAAACCGATGA
- a CDS encoding ABC transporter permease, whose translation MSSTASRSSRAAALPALSSPWRSLGAIVCLFWLLLAVIGPWLTPHDVGQIVSDDIFGPLSAQYPLGTDYMGRDMLSRMLVAARYTVGLALVAALLSSMVGTFIALAAAVSPRWLEDGICRLMDALISIPSKMLALVIVAGFGSSVPLLIITAVIGYAPGSFRIAYSLAASLYTMEYVQVAQTRGEGRLYIALREILPNMFNPVLADLGLRFVFIVLLLSGLSFLGLGVQPPDADLGSLVRENIGGLSQGAPALIAPALAIGTLTVGVNLLIDRISSHRNGR comes from the coding sequence ATGAGCAGTACCGCATCCCGTTCTTCCCGTGCAGCGGCGCTGCCAGCGCTCAGCTCCCCCTGGCGCAGTCTCGGTGCCATTGTCTGTCTGTTCTGGCTGCTGCTGGCGGTGATCGGCCCCTGGCTCACTCCCCATGATGTCGGTCAGATCGTCTCCGATGACATCTTTGGCCCGCTGTCTGCGCAGTACCCGCTTGGCACTGACTACATGGGCCGCGACATGCTCAGCCGTATGCTGGTAGCGGCCCGCTACACGGTGGGACTGGCACTGGTGGCTGCACTGCTGTCGTCAATGGTCGGCACCTTTATCGCACTGGCCGCGGCAGTGTCACCGCGCTGGCTGGAGGACGGCATCTGCCGCCTGATGGACGCGCTGATCTCCATCCCCAGCAAGATGCTGGCGCTGGTGATCGTCGCCGGTTTCGGCAGCTCGGTACCGTTGCTGATCATCACTGCAGTCATCGGCTATGCCCCCGGCTCGTTCCGCATCGCTTACAGTCTGGCCGCCAGCCTCTACACCATGGAATACGTGCAGGTGGCACAGACCCGCGGCGAAGGCCGCCTGTATATCGCCCTGCGCGAAATACTGCCTAACATGTTCAACCCGGTGCTGGCTGATCTGGGCCTGCGTTTCGTGTTTATTGTGCTGCTGCTCAGTGGCCTGAGCTTCCTCGGGCTGGGCGTACAGCCGCCGGATGCAGACCTCGGCTCACTGGTGCGGGAAAACATCGGCGGTCTGAGCCAGGGCGCACCCGCCCTGATCGCCCCGGCACTGGCCATCGGCACCCTGACGGTCGGCGTCAACCTGCTGATTGACCGTATTTCTTCTCACCGTAACGGACGCTGA
- a CDS encoding ABC transporter ATP-binding protein, with protein MTELLHVRNLRVNARGGAGEIEIVRDVSFSLRKGEVLALIGESGSGKTTIALSLLGYARHGCRIAGGEIWVDGTDVLSLDDKTLQQWRGHRIAYIAQSAAAAFNPSKRLLDQVIESALLHGVGSRAELERKAIELFRDLALPDPEHIGQRYPHQVSGGQLQRLMAAMALIADPLLVILDEPTTALDVTTQVEVLQTFRDAVKRRHATAVYVSHDLAVVAQMADHIVVLNGGEIREHNRTDRILHHAEDAYTRSLLGAAHPHSKPKVVASAPAAQEPLLSIRGLIAGYGKPDALGLPASRILEDIELDLHPGQAIGIIGESGSGKSTLARVVAGLLPAARGKVRFRGEELPGQLSQRNTEQFRRIQLVFQNADTALNPMHTVGTLLGRPLKAYFGLTGKAQRQRVLELLDQVRLPHTLIDRKPGALSGGQKQRVNLARALAAKPDLILCDEVTSALDTVVGAAILELLADLRRELGLAYLFISHDISSVRALCDDVVVMYQGHQVQTGSTAALLEPPAHPYTDLLVRSVPELRQGWLEENRDLARLELPALDDYQDNGELCTFLDRCPKRINGLCNSTAPGRKTLSNGSVTLCHLDEEAMLPFLPVLAQPSAQEPRLYKVNG; from the coding sequence ATGACTGAACTTCTGCACGTCAGAAACCTGCGCGTGAACGCTCGTGGCGGCGCCGGGGAAATTGAAATCGTACGTGACGTCAGCTTCTCGCTGCGCAAGGGCGAAGTGCTGGCGCTGATCGGTGAGTCGGGCTCCGGCAAGACCACCATCGCCCTGTCGCTGCTCGGTTATGCCCGCCACGGCTGCCGTATTGCCGGTGGTGAAATCTGGGTCGACGGCACCGACGTGCTCAGCCTTGATGACAAGACCCTGCAACAGTGGCGCGGCCATCGCATTGCCTATATTGCCCAGAGTGCGGCAGCGGCGTTCAACCCGTCCAAGCGTCTGCTCGATCAGGTGATCGAATCGGCGCTGCTGCACGGTGTGGGCAGCCGCGCCGAGCTGGAACGCAAAGCCATCGAGCTGTTCCGCGATCTGGCCCTGCCCGACCCCGAGCACATCGGTCAGCGCTACCCTCATCAGGTGTCCGGTGGCCAGCTGCAGCGGCTGATGGCGGCAATGGCCCTGATTGCCGACCCGCTGCTGGTGATTCTTGATGAACCCACCACCGCGCTGGACGTGACTACCCAGGTGGAAGTACTGCAAACCTTCCGCGATGCGGTCAAACGCCGCCATGCCACCGCGGTTTATGTCTCCCATGATCTGGCCGTGGTGGCGCAGATGGCCGATCACATCGTGGTACTCAACGGCGGCGAGATCCGCGAACACAACCGTACCGACCGCATCCTGCATCATGCCGAAGATGCCTATACTCGCAGCCTGCTGGGCGCTGCCCATCCGCACAGCAAACCCAAGGTAGTAGCCAGTGCTCCTGCAGCACAGGAGCCGCTGCTGAGCATCCGCGGGCTGATTGCCGGCTACGGTAAACCCGATGCACTGGGCCTGCCCGCCAGCCGTATTCTGGAAGATATCGAGCTGGACCTTCACCCCGGTCAGGCCATCGGCATCATCGGCGAGTCCGGCTCGGGCAAGTCCACCCTGGCAAGGGTGGTCGCCGGTCTGCTGCCTGCCGCCCGCGGCAAGGTCAGATTCCGCGGTGAAGAGCTGCCCGGCCAGCTGTCACAGCGCAACACCGAGCAGTTCCGCCGTATCCAGCTGGTGTTCCAGAACGCCGATACCGCTCTCAACCCCATGCACACCGTCGGCACCCTGCTTGGCCGTCCGCTCAAGGCCTACTTCGGCCTGACCGGCAAAGCCCAGCGCCAGCGGGTGCTGGAGCTGCTGGATCAGGTGCGGCTGCCGCATACCCTGATCGACCGCAAACCCGGCGCCCTGTCAGGCGGCCAGAAACAACGGGTCAATCTGGCCCGGGCGCTGGCCGCCAAACCGGATCTGATTCTCTGTGACGAGGTGACATCGGCGCTGGATACCGTGGTCGGCGCGGCCATCCTTGAGCTGCTGGCTGATCTGCGCCGGGAGCTGGGGCTGGCCTACCTGTTTATCAGTCACGATATTTCCAGCGTGCGCGCCCTGTGCGACGACGTGGTAGTGATGTACCAGGGCCATCAGGTACAGACCGGCAGCACCGCCGCCCTGCTGGAACCGCCCGCGCACCCTTACACCGACCTGCTGGTGCGCTCGGTGCCGGAACTACGTCAGGGCTGGCTGGAAGAGAACCGCGATCTGGCCCGTCTGGAACTACCTGCGCTGGATGACTATCAAGACAACGGCGAACTCTGCACCTTCCTCGACCGCTGCCCGAAACGCATCAATGGCCTGTGCAACAGCACCGCACCGGGGCGCAAGACCCTGAGTAACGGCAGCGTCACCCTCTGTCATCTGGACGAAGAGGCCATGCTGCCGTTCCTGCCGGTGCTGGCACAACCCAGCGCACAGGAACCCCGGCTGTATAAGGTGAATGGGTAG
- a CDS encoding (2Fe-2S)-binding protein produces the protein MISRFVRLDEQHRPRVTLQVNGQPVDALEGDTLMVALLTQSRHLRQSEFDSGLRAGFCLMAACQDCWVWTRQGERLRACSTPVSSGMDILTYQPEAAWPVHES, from the coding sequence ATGATCTCTCGCTTTGTCCGGCTGGACGAACAGCACCGCCCGCGGGTCACCCTGCAGGTCAATGGTCAGCCAGTGGACGCCCTTGAAGGCGACACCCTGATGGTGGCGCTGCTGACCCAGAGCCGCCATCTGCGCCAGTCGGAATTCGACAGCGGCCTGCGTGCCGGTTTCTGCCTGATGGCCGCCTGTCAGGACTGCTGGGTATGGACCCGACAGGGCGAACGGCTGCGTGCCTGCTCTACCCCTGTCAGCAGCGGCATGGACATTCTTACCTATCAACCGGAGGCAGCATGGCCAGTTCACGAATCCTGA
- a CDS encoding FAD/NAD(P)-binding oxidoreductase, with translation MASSRILIVGAGPAGVRCAETLVRHGLRPTLIDENRRDGGQIYRRQPDGFQRDYRTLYGSEADKAKALHDSFDRLRPQLDYYPDTSVWNLSGQRLYAHQHGRPLEFEFDHLLLCTGATDRVMPVQGWQLAGTFSLGGAQIALKHQAVAIGREVVFMGSGPLLYLVASQYLKAGASVAAVLDTSAFSKRLSALPKLLSRAPVTARGSLLLADLLRHGVSLHFGIRPLEVLGSAEHGVSAIRFARADGSISEICCDALALGYHLRPETQLADLAGCAFQFDELSRQWLLQLDELGRTSVPQVYAAGDGARIRGADAAERAGELAAIALLQDLNRGTPELAARQQQLQRELAVLSRFAEGLSEAFPWPARHAAQLSDDTIICRCEMISAGELRRTVQAKGTAEVNRAKAFSRVGMGRCQGRYCAHVGAEVIAAASGEALQKVGRQRGQAPVKPLPISLYAIDDEPAADTVCATEELS, from the coding sequence ATGGCCAGTTCACGAATCCTGATCGTCGGGGCCGGACCTGCCGGGGTACGCTGCGCCGAAACCCTGGTCAGACATGGCCTGCGCCCGACCCTGATCGATGAAAACCGCCGTGATGGCGGCCAGATTTATCGCCGTCAGCCCGACGGTTTTCAGCGCGACTACCGCACCCTGTACGGCAGTGAAGCCGACAAGGCCAAAGCCCTGCATGACAGCTTCGACCGCCTGCGGCCTCAACTCGACTACTACCCCGACACCAGCGTCTGGAATCTCAGCGGGCAGCGGCTGTATGCCCATCAGCACGGCCGGCCACTGGAGTTTGAGTTTGATCATCTGCTGCTGTGTACCGGCGCCACTGACCGGGTGATGCCGGTGCAGGGCTGGCAGCTGGCGGGCACCTTCAGCCTCGGTGGGGCGCAGATTGCCCTCAAGCATCAGGCCGTCGCCATTGGTCGCGAAGTGGTGTTTATGGGCAGCGGCCCGCTGCTTTATCTGGTCGCCAGCCAGTACCTGAAAGCCGGTGCCAGTGTGGCTGCGGTGCTCGATACCTCGGCCTTCAGCAAGCGCCTGAGCGCACTGCCCAAGCTGCTCAGCCGGGCGCCGGTCACCGCCCGCGGCTCGCTGCTGCTGGCCGACCTGCTGCGCCACGGCGTGTCACTGCACTTTGGTATCCGTCCGCTGGAAGTGCTGGGCTCGGCTGAGCATGGCGTCAGTGCCATCCGCTTTGCCCGTGCCGATGGCAGCATCAGTGAAATCTGCTGTGATGCGCTGGCCCTCGGTTATCACCTGCGCCCGGAGACTCAGCTGGCCGATCTGGCGGGCTGCGCCTTTCAGTTTGATGAGCTGAGCCGCCAGTGGCTGCTGCAGCTGGATGAGCTGGGTCGCACTTCCGTGCCACAGGTCTATGCCGCCGGCGACGGTGCCCGTATTCGCGGTGCCGATGCCGCCGAACGGGCCGGTGAACTGGCCGCTATCGCCCTGTTGCAGGATCTCAATCGCGGTACGCCAGAGCTGGCTGCCCGTCAGCAGCAACTGCAGCGCGAGCTGGCGGTACTCAGCCGCTTTGCCGAAGGCCTCAGTGAAGCCTTCCCCTGGCCTGCCCGCCATGCTGCCCAGCTCAGCGACGATACCATCATCTGTCGTTGCGAAATGATCAGTGCCGGCGAACTGCGCCGTACCGTACAGGCCAAAGGCACGGCTGAAGTGAACCGGGCCAAGGCCTTCAGCCGGGTCGGTATGGGCCGCTGTCAGGGTCGCTACTGTGCCCATGTCGGTGCCGAAGTGATCGCCGCCGCCAGCGGTGAAGCCCTGCAGAAGGTCGGCCGCCAGCGTGGTCAGGCACCGGTTAAACCCTTACCCATCAGCCTCTATGCCATCGACGATGAGCCTGCGGCCGATACCGTCTGCGCTACGGAGGAGCTGTCATGA
- a CDS encoding FAD-binding oxidoreductase — translation MSIMATTQPTPISRREADVIIVGGGFMGAASAFFLRQRGLSVILLERDMIGQYASGVNFGNVRRQGRYLCQLDLANRSRALWSQLPELIDDDLEFLPSGHMRVCYQPEQIAELEAYAAAPEARELALQVLSGKALRERFPYLGPEVVGGSYAPHDGHANPRLAAPAFARAARRAGADILEGVDVSQVEKTGSGFRVQTEGQGEFRSAQLLITAGAWGDRLSTQFGEPVPLVPRGPQMSVTEPLPYRLKTVIGVYTKREEEVVYFRQIPRGNIIIGGCHRAIPDMVSRRVSFEPQAMKLQMQQMRRVIPQLGNINIIRSWSGIESYLPDSLPVMGPSSQVDGLYYAFGFCGAGFQLGPGVGDVMAELLSTGQTSTHIDSFHIRRFAAADQHKSVAV, via the coding sequence ATGAGTATCATGGCCACCACCCAGCCCACCCCGATCAGCCGGCGCGAAGCCGATGTGATCATCGTCGGTGGCGGCTTTATGGGCGCAGCCTCGGCCTTTTTCCTGCGCCAGCGCGGGCTGTCGGTGATCCTGCTGGAGCGCGACATGATCGGCCAGTACGCCAGTGGCGTGAACTTCGGCAATGTCCGCCGTCAGGGCCGCTATTTGTGCCAGCTGGATCTGGCCAATCGCTCCCGCGCCCTGTGGAGCCAGCTGCCGGAACTGATCGATGACGATCTGGAATTTCTGCCCAGCGGCCATATGCGGGTGTGCTATCAGCCTGAACAGATTGCCGAGCTGGAAGCCTATGCCGCCGCCCCGGAAGCGCGCGAGCTGGCGCTGCAGGTACTGAGCGGCAAGGCCCTGCGTGAACGCTTTCCCTATCTTGGCCCGGAAGTGGTGGGCGGCTCCTATGCCCCGCACGATGGCCATGCCAATCCACGTCTGGCCGCCCCGGCCTTTGCCCGCGCCGCCCGCCGTGCCGGAGCCGACATTCTGGAGGGGGTAGACGTCAGTCAGGTGGAGAAAACCGGCAGCGGCTTCCGGGTGCAGACCGAAGGTCAGGGTGAATTCCGCTCGGCGCAGCTGCTGATCACCGCCGGGGCCTGGGGTGACAGGCTTTCCACCCAGTTCGGTGAACCCGTACCGCTGGTGCCCCGTGGGCCGCAGATGAGCGTGACCGAGCCGCTGCCCTACCGGCTGAAGACGGTCATCGGTGTGTACACCAAACGGGAAGAGGAAGTGGTGTATTTCCGCCAGATTCCCCGCGGCAACATCATCATCGGTGGCTGTCATCGCGCCATCCCAGACATGGTCAGCCGCCGGGTCAGTTTTGAGCCGCAGGCCATGAAGCTGCAGATGCAGCAGATGCGCCGGGTGATTCCGCAACTGGGCAATATCAATATCATCCGCAGCTGGTCAGGGATCGAAAGCTATCTGCCCGACTCGCTGCCGGTCATGGGCCCAAGCTCACAGGTGGACGGCCTGTATTACGCCTTCGGCTTCTGCGGTGCCGGCTTCCAGCTGGGCCCGGGCGTCGGCGATGTGATGGCCGAACTGCTGAGTACCGGCCAGACCTCCACCCATATCGACTCCTTCCATATCCGCCGCTTTGCCGCAGCGGATCAGCACAAGAGCGTGGCTGTATGA